Genomic window (Streptomyces sp. TG1A-60):
GCGGAGGTTGTTGGGGCGGTGAGGTACGGGCGGGAAGACCGGGGCGCGGGACATCCAGCGTCGCGGTGGATGGCCGAGCTCTCTTCACGAGGCGGCAATTCCATGAGGGGCGCGAGGGCTATCGCCCCGGGTTGCCCGATGGGCGGGACGGGCGCTGAGGCGAGGAGCCGGGTCACGGGGGACTCCGCGAAGGGCCGAGCTCTCCTCAGGAGACGGCACCCCATGAGGGGCAGCGGCCCCACACCGAGGCACTCGGTGAACAGCCGCGCGGTCACCTCTCGCGGATCAACGGTGGGCAGGCATCGCCCCCACCCTCCCCCGCAAGGCACCGCGGCAACAGCCGTGCGAATGCCTCCCGTGCCCCCACCTCTCACCCCCGCCCCGTCCCCACCCCGCATCCAAAGCCCCCACACACTCCTCGAACCGCACCCCCATACCGCACCATGTGCCTATGAAAGAGCTGGCCGGGCGCCTCACCGCGCTGGACCCCGATGCCGGTGCCGCCGTTCGCGTCATCGCCTACTTCGATCGGCTCGCGGAGTCGCGCGCCGGGCTGGAGTCGCTGGTCCGTGGGGCCGCCGTGCTGGCCGGGGTGCCGGCGCGGCTCGTCGATGCCGAGCGGCGGGTGTCCGTGCGCGTCGAGGCAGACGGGCAGCGCTCCGACAGCGCCCTGCCGCCGGATCCGGCCTGGCCGTCCGCCGCGCTCACCCCGGACGGCGTTCCGGCCCTGTGGCTGGAGCGGGCCGAGGCGGGACCCAGTGTGGTCGACGCGGTGATTCTGGAGCGGGCCGCCGGTGCCGTACGGCTGGTGCTCGACCGTACGCGCGGGCGGGCGCCCGCCGATGATCCGGCCCTGGTCGAGACGCTGCTCGACGCCACCGCCCCGGACACCGCCCGGCTGCACGCGGCCCGCCGACTGGGACTGGATCCCGCCGTACCGGCACGTGTGCTGGCCCCGCTCGACGGCCGACCCCGGATCGTTGCCACGCACGCGGACTCCGAGCCGCCCGCCGAGCGGGTGGGCGTG
Coding sequences:
- a CDS encoding helix-turn-helix domain-containing protein, with amino-acid sequence MKELAGRLTALDPDAGAAVRVIAYFDRLAESRAGLESLVRGAAVLAGVPARLVDAERRVSVRVEADGQRSDSALPPDPAWPSAALTPDGVPALWLERAEAGPSVVDAVILERAAGAVRLVLDRTRGRAPADDPALVETLLDATAPDTARLHAARRLGLDPAVPARVLAPLDGRPRIVATHADSEPPAERVGVGPAVAVLDLPDSWAAARTALRFTAEGTTQDPGPRVVHADDLGGIALLAGLVGPGAEPPSDVQTLETAAAASPWLLATLNAVASTASLRAAATAINVHHSTLQERLVQAEHLLGWPVRTPQGRFRLQLALTMRHLARP